Genomic segment of Citrus sinensis cultivar Valencia sweet orange chromosome 7, DVS_A1.0, whole genome shotgun sequence:
AAAGCCGGTCAAAAGCTTCCGCGTACATGCCGTTGAGACAACATTTGATTTGCCCTATTTGCTTCATAAAATATCACCAACCAGAACCACCAATTTTTACAGGTATGCAATAAGAGAGAATATTAtgcttattgttatttatcattattattattgttgttgttgttcttgACTCCATTGGCAGCATACAAAATGCAAATCATAAAAATGGAAGAGACACAGACACATTCATTGTCCTTACGCGGCGAGAGGTAGGCGTTTTTTcagatttaatttcttatccTTACAAAATTGTAAAGCCCATAAAAGGTTCAAAACAATTTGTTGAACAAGTATCtttatatattgtattgtGTATTGCCCACcattaattaatgaactttGTTTGATGAGCAGAATATTTATCTTTACGAAAGAAGAGAATTTATTTCTGTTTTAGCTTTTTAGCTGCCATTTGGTTTGATGAGAATATTCTGCGTATTGGCGGTAAGATTTGATAGGTGTGTTGCGGTGTACACATGGTGGGATCCCACTGGGAatcttgtgtttttttttttgaatactgattaatcatcagatgactgcattacacagatatttacaactgctATTTTAGCATatatattacactgatatttacaatcagaaatacatgattgggacttatattattacattgaattctgtgaagtacatgcccagaCAAATAAGCCCTTACAGAAGAGGGATGTCTATACTCCACTCGTATTCACGAGGGAGAGAAagtttttttgaaatattaagcAAATAAGCACGTTAGCCCCCAcaaatgcttttgtgggggcttgaaccgctgccctcacaagcattgtgagggcagcagcccaccaCTCCGACCAAGGCCGAAGTGGCATATTTGATTGTGTTAATATTTGATTGTGGGGATTCTAAGCCATTCTTTGAGGACCTTATTTCAACACCTCAATGCTCTAGATCTAAGAAGGTAactaaagaattttttaaaataaatcatttacgATAGTGTCAAAGTTTACGTACTTACAGTATCTTTGTATCGTtgatttatgttaaatttattaatttttagttagtATTTAAATTAGGGCAATTATGGGTATGTTTGACCCGATTTATAATGTATTTAGACGCTCCTCCAATCTACTTAATTAATCTAACGCTATCTTTAGgtgattttctctttaatatgTAATAGATGAAGAGAGATCCCTTCTCCTATTAATAactcttttttgtttgtgtgGGTAGATTTATTGCCGTCAATTTTAGCAATATATCTCTAGTATGAATCTTTcaagttaaaaacaaaaatggccgagggagtaatttttttttttttaagtatatgTTTAGATTACTTCAATTATGATATATCAAGCAGGTATTGCTAGGCATTAAACTGGACATAGGTCCAGACAAGACTTTCCGAATGCATAATTTGATTTGAaccatatttataaatcatttttaaactcaaattaaCACTAGATCCAAATCTCTCATATACCTACCTGTTAGATCTTGAAGCTTTTGCATGTTTTGACACTTTTAGTGTAGCGGGGTGTGAGTGTCAATTCGGGTCATCCCAATATAAAATTCAGATCCGATCCTAAGAATTTCTAATTGAAGCCATGCATCCTTATCAATCCACTTCTGCTTGTTCTCGACCTCTTGCTTCCAAGAaccaactaattaattaagttctaaatataaatcacatagtattttatttatgataaattgTTAATGTTTCCATTTAAACCACAATTAACACACGGTCAAATAAGGGATTCTATAGAGGCTTACAAGGAAGCCACCCTCACCAGGCATCATATTTTTCTAAGAACATATGCTTGAACTTAAATGGACTATAACTTCACAAATCCAAGTATTAAGCTGTTAGCGGTCAACGCAGACAGATATGCAAATGCAATGGATCGAACGTGTTTAGAAtaggaaaatgaaatgctcGCCCCGCAATCTGCTTCGTTAAAAGCAGTTACGCACAATCAGCTTTTTGAGTGCcaattttgattgatttccAGAGGCCCAAAGTGCTTCTGTCTACACAATAGTTCACTTTCACTGGTTTATGTGATGACTTTCTTTCGGATATGTTGTCTCAAAGGTTCATATCCAAAAGTTAGAAGGTCACGGACGAGAAATGTTGTAAACAGATATAGAGGTGATAAGGTGATCAcgatagaaaattaaaagaataatattggCCGGAGTTACTCTGTTGTAAATTAAGTAAGTTTCATTAGATTTATAGTTGTTTTTATCGTTATTTTGTCTAATTTTTTGGTCCAACATCAGTACTTGATAAACGACAGATTGCAGTTGAGCTGATGCATAATAGTCAGAAGAGCCAATCATGAGACGAAGAGTTATGTAAAAGAGCTGAGGCAGATGTTCAAATCTATTATCTAAATATATTGTAAAGGGATTTAGGATCCTTTCCTAGCTAATTACAGATGCGGTTTTAAACCGATCAATGATGAAAAACTAAATGCATCAAATTCTAAGCTCATTCGGTTTTCGAACTGCCCATAAAAATGTGAGGAAACTACACCGCAAAACTTACCAaatgtgaaattaaaaaaaaaaaattgttctgTAGCCAGTGAGATTTCCAAATTTGTTCAATGGGCATTAAGAAACATGCAATGAGTTGACATGCGTTTGCTTAAAATATATAGGTACCTAGGTGTCAATAAAGCCCTCTTGAATTGGATGGATGTAAGAGAAATCActtaagaaaaatgagaatggTGATGAGTGGACAAGTTTATTCTAGGAATATACCATTCCATTCCCTTAGGTCTTagccatatattttttttttcaattttactttCACGCGACATTCCTATGGCAATGATCATGATTAAATTGACTTTAGTTTATGTTCTTTTCTATATATGTACTTTAGTGTTCTTCCATTGAAGTCAACTTCATTGGTTTTGATTTGGGTAaaatagtgtgtgtgtgtgtgtggatGTGCGTGTTTGATGGTGGGGAATGCACTTAAGTGCTGAAAACTCTATCAGAAGCTGTGCTGTTTTTGTAGATTTTCTGAGAAAAAGTCATGGATTTTGTGCTCAATCATGAAAGCTAGCTACCTATATCTTGGTTATGGCCTGTGGACTGTATAAAACAGATATaggatttttcttaaaaatggCAGCaacttaaatcttaattttatctaaaaactAAGGGTTTGCTTGAAGCCATGGGTATGCAGTCCTGAAAAATgaaggaatatatatatatatatatatatatatatatatatatatatatatatatatatatatatatatattgtttttgggtcttaataaatattttgtttcacttgtTTACATGTTAAAGATACAAAAGTACATGGGGATTCATTATAGTTATATGACTGGCGTTGTATTAAGTGGCCAAAAGTGCTGCTTTGTTTCATTAGTTTCACACTTTCGCTTATTAATTAGTTCACAAGTATGGTCTcattaattgataatataattgctcttttcattttgctttatcgtttttagtaatttattataCTAATTCATTAAAAAGATGAACCTCAAAGGGCACTATATAagtgaaaatttataatcatcattttgattattctaggatatttttatctcttttttatGTCTCGAAactttattgaaagaaaatgttgAGAATGCAATCAATTTGTCTCTCTAaagaaacaataacaataaaatcgGTTACACAAAAAAATAGGAATTAACTTCTATTCATGctactcaaattttgaatttccaaGCCGGATCCCcttaagttacatgcatgtaacttacaaccttctcacatgaatagtgagtAGCCCCACACCattcactattcatgtgagagggttgTAAGTGACATacatgtaacttagcattagcCTTTCCAAGAAGTATAGCCATTTATTGAATGACCTATTGCTAGATATTATCTTATGTGATAGCACTATtaattccatttaatttttcatgcatTTCTTGGAACTCAAAACAATTATTCTCAGCAACATGCGAACGTTATCCTTATCTGTTTCtgtaaatcaaaattcaagtaTGGGGCATGCTTACTACACCAAAAGATTTGTGCCCATGAAACCAAGATGAATGTCCCTCTATATCACACTGTTAAATTGATCTTCACAAGAAATAATTCtctctattaaaaaatatggacATAGATATGATTGATTCTCATTATAGGCACTTCGGTAACAGTATCAAAATACTTATCAACTATACAGCGTcgtaagaaatttaatttgattcaatATCAAGAAtgcagcaatttttttttttttccggtGATATAATGAGAGTCCTCTAAAAGCAACCACAATCCCTGAAAGGGTGTATGTGCTGCAGAATTTGGAAGTCGTTGAAGACtaaaaagtcaaatcatcTGGAAGCATATAATGTGAGAAGGCACAAGGATGTATAAATGGATAACACATATCAATTGCATGTGGTATCATCAACACCACCGGCCATTGACTTTAGTTGACTTGTGGATTGCATGGGGACAACAGATTGCGATATAAGTTTGTGCTCAATCATGGAGGCTACCTATAACTTGGCCATGGACCATAGCTTCTATTTGTCACGTAAATACCATCGAGAGAGGTTGGTTCTTGATGGAATTGTGTATGCTTGTGAATCGAAtgacaattttcaaattgctAGACTTTTGCGATTTGTTTTGAATTGCGGTGATGTGACCTTTTAATTCACTATTGTTTTGAAGTTGTGATATATATCTGCTAAGTTATTGAAGTATTGTTCCTCGAGTGTATGCGTATTATTATGAGTGTTTGAAGTGCTTACatggtaaaaaataaatgagaaaaagtGAAGTCTTATATACTAACAATATATACATGATCAACTGTATAATTCTTACCATGTATAATTCTCATCCAATCAAGTAAATATAACTGTAGGAAGAATCTAACATAGGGTAGCATATATGGAGACatgtcatatttttatattaaggtGAAACCCATAAGTTacataataatcataaaaataaaaaaataaataagcagCAGATCTGTagaattatgaattttttcaGATGAAGTAAAGAATCAAAACATCTTTTAGACGTTttccttaaataaaattatcactttCTTGGtttattctaaataaatatgtaaaacaGATAGTTTACAGGCCACGTGATGACGAACAGCCCAAACAAATAGTAACTTTATGCTTTAGGTGCAGAGCCTGCCTCATCCgcaaatatattaaaaattgacTTGGCCGGGCAAATAGGAGTTTTTCAAATCGATAGGTGTCAGACATGAATTATAAATGTGATATTATTCTCTAGGAATTATGATTAGAAAACATAGCTTAAATGGCAACGAATTTAATATGCAAGCGTCTAAAGTTGTTATTGTTGCAGAACATCTCAAATCAAACCCGCAACTTATAAACTACCTAGAAAGTAAGCTCACGAAGTCAAATAGAATTGGGGTTTCTAGCCATTTACGACCAATGCttcttgtcatttatttatgcGTCCGGGTATTTTGAAGGAAAGCACTCCTTGTGCTCCAATACTACCAATAATGTATTCATTTATCAATGATAAAACTCCTCTGCTAAAGGTCCAAagtatcatttattattgctatgaatattgaaatttaagtataaaataaagcaTAGCATTTTAgaatatgtaataaaaaagGGGATGGTAGCTAGTTTAATGAAGCCATTAAACAAAGTCATATCATTATAGCAAGGAGATGCgatactaaaataatatagaactaaaatatatatgctgTAACATATAATCTTTATACTAGAAAATGGCTAATGACGATGAGTTGAAGCCCGATGTAGCAAATGTCTTAagtcaataaatatatttaactaataaaattagggttttataATAAGTACTCACCCGTTTCCACCCATTATTACCACAAAATCCGGGCCTTTCTTGGGCCTTGTCCAGGCCCGACTTGACGCAATGCAGCACCTAGTTGTTGACTTCGGAAAGTTTTTTATACCATAAAAACAATTCTGAAcactttaattatatatattataaaattatccataATCTGAAgtactattaataataatttattataagtcaatattttaatttctttaaatggGCATATAGTACACTCattatttaacttataattCTCACAccttaaattctaaaatttttattttcaacacTTTAGTTAATATTTAGATAGAGAATGAGAAAATCagttttgagaaaaattttaactacAAAAATACTGTaaaaagacttttttttcctctttttttttttgggcttcTGGCCCGGCCCTCTTATATTGTTGTAAGCACATCAAAAACCGCATTGCAATTGGGTAACTTCGATTTGACGAGCGACTGATGCTGGGTTAGATATTAGAGCATCTCCATAAGATTTTtttcgattttattttttaaatatcaatttatttaataatgtgataaataaatagatagaaaaatataatctcTTCCAAAATACtcattaaataagaataagttaatattattttaattaaatcttttcactattaaattaaattgctgttatatttttgaaaggaaatataaatgataattattacagtcttatctttttaataaataataataaaatattaatagaagagGGAGAAACTCACTCGATAATATTAAAGAGTGAGAAATAAATcttgtttgaaaaatttaaattaacgtgtcttttaaaatatttaatattgatatgactttttaaataagatgtataatttttttttaaaagtgtttTGAAAATACTCTTAATTATGTTTTCGTTCATTTTGACATGAATAATTAAATGGGTTAATAACGGCGTCAAGGAACTTACGGTACCGTATGGTGTATCCAAAGTAAATTTGCAACATGAGGggtttaattgtaaaattcaaaaaacagAAGTGGTTTTTGTGATTTTCATAAAACCAACAGGGGATTTGGCCTTTGGGGTTAATTGGCGACGGTAAGAAGCCAGACTCCGGAGCAGCAATAGATTCTTATTCTTAATCCTTATCCTACACGAAGAtggatttgtttatttatgataatataaataaataaataaaagccaGTCAGGTCTGATAACAATCCCTCGCCGCCTGTTGTAGCAGTTTATGCGGGAGATCTTTATCCTcagatttaattactttgttTTGTATAAGgtaaattttgattctttaacCTGCATGTTTTGCATCTTTTAATTGAGTCTGGTTCTGATCTCTATCTCCTCtgttttacaattaaataagaattataataatttagttaTTCTTGTGTATTCGTCTGCAGTGTTCTGTGTtccctataattttttttggtaatttttgttgttgagtttaatatttttcaatacgCAGCACTCTGTTCTTTAAATTTGATGCAAACATGAATGAATCTGAATGTTGTTACAGAGTTGAAGATTATGGATGAGACTGTGGATTGTATATCGGATCTTCCTATTTTTATCATCCATCATATTATGTCGTTTCTCTCTGCTAAAGAGGCTGCTCGTACTAGTATTTTGTCAAAGAGATGGAGGCAGTTTCAATCTTCATTCCCCATCTTTGATTTTAGTCAACACAACTTTCGTAGGTCAGAAGATGCTTCTCGGTATACCTTGTTCTTTTTGaggaaaaacagaaaattccGTAGAAGTCTTAAGAGATTTATCAGAGTTGTTGACCGTTCCCTGTCTCGCTTCTGCGAACTTAACTTGTCCATGCAGAAACTTAGAATCTTCATAAGTGTTATAGATCTTCAACGTTCGCCTCCACTATTTGATAAATGGATAAGATTGGCCTTAGAGAATGGGTTAAAAGATTTAGATTTTGAGATCATATcagatgaagaaaataatgagGTTTTCACTTACACTTTGCCTCAAACCATCTTTTCTGCCAATTTGCTGACTAGTTTACGTCTAGGCGGTTGTAAGTTTGAGCAGCCCTCTTATGCCATGAGTTTCCATTCTCTCAAAGAGCTTTGTTTAGATAGAATCTATTTAAATGATCAGATGGTGCAAAAGCTTATCTCCGAATGCCATCTCCTTGAAGATTTGTGGCTTGAAAACTGTTCGGGCTTGAAGTTTTTGTGCATCTGTGAAGCTCACAAACTCAAGATTTTGACAATTAGATCAGAGTCGATTGAACTTGAAAGTATTAATATTGTTGTTCCAGGTCTTCAACAGTTAAGCCTTAGATTTACTCTGTCCTGGGGTGGCCCTCGGGTGGTTGACGTGGCTGCATGTCCACTTTTGGAGAAGTTATATTTAACGTCATTCAAGCTTAAAGAAGAAgagtttcataattttatttcaaaatttccctTGCTTAAGGATCTGCTTCTGTGTGGCTGTCTTCTCCTTGAAAGGATTAAGATTTCAAGTAATCAGCTTAAGTACTTGAGTATTAAGTTATGTGAAAATTTGAAGGCAATTGATGTTGATGCTCCCAACTTACTTTCATATAGTTTCCAGAGGAATCCATTTCCCattatatcaataaattcTCGATGTCCCTGGAAGAAAATAGAGTTTACATGTCGCGATGATCTTGACGGTTGTTGGTTCCTTAACTTAAAAGAATTTCTTGGACTATCCAATCAAATTGATGACCTAACGTTAGAACTCAGATTGAGCCAGGTATGTTTATAAGTTCTTTATAAATTGGTTTGATGTTTCCGTTGTGCTTTGTCAATTTTTCCCCCCCTTTTTAACATCGTTCCTAATTGTTTTTGGCTCTTTATTTGCTTGTTGTGGTTTCCCTAGAGCTTATTTAATCTATACGAATTGAGTAGATGCTTTAATTCACTTCCGGTTGGAGTTGGGAGTCTGATGTTATGGATGGATCTTTCGGATGTTTCACCATCAGAGTATGAAATTGTGTTGGATGGCATTTTTTGGATTTGTTACCCAAGGACTTTGTGTTTGTCTACCATGTATGAGGAGCAACACCCATTCATTGTGGTGCGtttattttatgcatttgtttATGATGGTCAACACGTTATCgttgtttaaataatttcactaTATATAAAGGGGGAAGGGAAGAAAGGgaaggaaagaaaaggaaaaatgttaATTCTCATGAAGTTCATGGGAGGTAAGAAAGAAAAGTAGTACTCTGtaaattcattatatttttcattgttGGTGTACCAAATTTGTTCTCAGAAAATGGTTGGATTTGAATTACACAAATTCCAAAAAAGAGTTTATATTTAAGCTCTCATGTTGAAAGTCTGCTAAGTTTTAAACTCTTACTGTAAACAATAAGTAGATGAAAGCTCATGCTTCAATTTGCACTTTGAGGAGAAATGTCCGTTCCCTTTTTTCCCTTCGTTTTCTTGATTAgggattttattggcctagAACTGCTATCAAGTCTGTAAGACAATTGTATTTATGTTAACTGAATTATTTGATGTTTGGTTATGTTGCAGTGGCTTTATGACTACTTGCGAAATCCAGAATTGAAAAATTGCAATTCTGATGATATCAAAAGCTGGCGGTATTATTTAATGGATGCAAAGATTGAGAGCTTCAAACAGTTTGGAGGTCCTATGCTTAATTCTGACGAATTGAATCAATTTATGGATGAATGGCCTAAGTTTCCAGATGGATTTTTGCGGTTACATCTGGATTGGTGCTTTAGTGAGTAAGTGTAATGTAGGCTTTAAAGGGCTGTACAAGTTCACCGTGTCCTACAACTTCAACATAATACagcttcaattaatttttcattatatcaattattttgtttttatttgataaaatcttttattatgAAGTATACTTAAttgagaatattttttttcttttacttatcTTTAATCattgcaaatttttttattgaatgatttttttaaccttttcaATATTATTGCTATAGTGCAGATTTAACACGACTCTGTTCAACAGAGGATCTAAAATAAACGAAGATAGTTTTGTTAGttttttctttgcatttttcaGCATCGTTTGAGTtgcaaccccccccccccccccccccccccctaaCCAAAAAGGGAAAGGACAAGCACACTCCCAACATTTAGGTAAGCACACTCCCAACATTTAGGTAAAGGGACAAAAATTTCTCtaacatttcaaaaaaaaaaatttacaccctaatttattataattttatcattatatccttctagcatataaaaaaataattaaattatttaatttgtatatatattgttaataaaattataaatataccctcattgcctcattcctctatttaaatttttatcaataattatttttcaaaaaagacatctatacacttaaaaaaaattgtaaataaattataattttaaaaataaaattagttattaatatcataataaataacatagaaaATTGGTTATAAATGTACAAGTTTAAATGATTGACATGTGGagaattgttaaatatataagtttaaagtttaaataaaattgattattaataacaaattttatttttaaaattataatttatttacaatttttttaggtgtatagatgtcttttttgaaaattggttattgataaaaatttaaatagaggaattGGGCAATGAgagtatatttaatttttttttataatatccaatttgtctatttacaaatttattaacaatatatagacaaattggattatttaataaaaatttatatgctagaagggtataatggtaaaattataataaattggggtgtaaatatcttttttgaaACGTTAGAGAGATTTTTGTCTaacttataatataattttttttatatgatagtaaaatttgaaatattcttATTGAATCCATATGTGACTGTCAttgataagtttttttttaaaaaaaaacaaaaacttgggGTTAAGAAAATAGTCAATAAAATCAACTCAAAAGCTTGATTGAAATATCCCCATATCATCAAATGAAATTCACAATAACTTTTGGGCACAGTAGATAAAAGAATTATTGGCAATGAATGGAGTAATCCGAAGGTTCCAATTTCAACTTCtgtttaacaaaaaatgacCATTCGATTTCAATCGTCCATTTATGCTACTGCTACCTTTAGcaccaattaaaaaatgatgctGCTTTTCCTTTTGCCTTCCCCACTTTTCTTCCCATTtgtaagcaaaaaaaataaaaataaaaaataacccctttttgaatttcaacaaTCTTTTGATCATATATATTGTGCTTGGGAGAGGAATAAAATTGGAACATTCCTATTGTGctcttttctttcaattttcaagtGATTGCTAACGTACTTACAGTGCTTTTTGACATTATTAAAgtgcattttaataattaagcatttttcacatattttattaaatgaataacatttaattacaaattgattacagaaaataatgaaagcaAAGAATTACATGAAATAATACTTCATTCTCCAACAATTGGTGTCGAGTGCTTCAtgaaaaaccaattttttttttttttttgggacaaagGCAATTCTTAGACTTTGcttgtagtttttaattaaaaaaattgaaaaagaaaaataaaaattgttggtCGTTTGGTTTACAATCGTACAAGTGTTGTGCTTAAGGTGTTGTTTAGGTCATCTTAAAGTTCTAAATACAGACTAATAAAAAGAGCTTATCTTAGAAGCTGAATTGCAAAAGCACTTTCCAAAGTTTAGTCAgacaactaaaattaaattaaattataaattaaaaaaaaaactcttttgcTTATTCCAGAAACCATTCGAAACACAATTACAGAAGCACTTTTCAATCATATTCTGCATGATTAAGGGTTACggtaaacaatatatatataaatgtaataGAATAATTCATTTCTTTACTCATAACCCTTCTAAGCAAGTAAAAGCCAAGAATCAATTTTTCCAAAGTACTTTTTCGAAGCTTTCTCTAGTAAACTAGCTCTACACCATAAAGTCTTCAACACTCATCATTCTATTTatggaatgaaaatttttcccaAGTCCATGAAAACAATAGAAATTAGAgcataaaaaagtaattaaattttaatcaatttttcaatatacAATTTTTGGTAACTTAATCATATTGTGTTTCtggttaatttattattaattaatcgtattgtttttaattaattgttaattgttaaacacttatatatcttaattgttaatttttaattaatcttatctttaattttattaattattaaacacTTATATATTGGTTTATAAACTTTTGTATAAAGTGATAACGTGATAtatctaataaattagttttaCAATGGTTTAAGCTATTTAGAAAGGTAATTAATTACTTCCAAAATAAAAGTATCTTAGTGCTTCCTTAGTAGGATTGGTGCAACCAAGATTAGAGTTCATCAATTTGACAATTTGACTGCAATGGGTCCAAATTATGACTTAACACAGACCAAGATATGATATTCTTTCAAGTTCTCCTGATCCTCATTTATTCTGTAGGGACAAGCTGATTAAGCAAATTTAtcttacaaaaattaaagcaattgaaagttaattttaatgataggTTTTGTAAGAAAAAACTTGCCTCATGTTAATAATCAATTGGTCATACCCACATGGGATATTGTGTATAATATTAAAGATCTACCCTtctcgaaaaaaaaaaaacaatccaCCCACTTGATATCACAATCTCACCTTCAAGTTTGGTTTGATACTTGCCAATtgggtatttttataagaCCATGAAGTGATTAATGCATAGTTGCTTTACGGAAAGTGCTTATTTTAAAAGAGTTTTTGGGCAGGGAACGTGCTTAATGAAAATGGCATATCGCGCCTCtcttatttgttaatttatgtcAGGCTCAAGGGCAAGTGAAGAATGAcgataaataaagtttgagATTTGGTAGGTTAGTGCCTAATTGTTAAGTTCATTTTCTGAGACACATCACATCATCAACTC
This window contains:
- the LOC102622096 gene encoding putative F-box/FBD/LRR-repeat protein At5g22670 isoform X2, whose translation is MDETVDCISDLPIFIIHHIMSFLSAKEAARTSILSKRWRQFQSSFPIFDFSQHNFRRSEDASRYTLFFLRKNRKFRRSLKRFIRVVDRSLSRFCELNLSMQKLRIFISVIDLQRSPPLFDKWIRLALENGLKDLDFEIISDEENNEVFTYTLPQTIFSANLLTSLRLGGCKFEQPSYAMSFHSLKELCLDRIYLNDQMVQKLISECHLLEDLWLENCSGLKFLCICEAHKLKILTIRSESIELESINIVVPGLQQLSLRFTLSWGGPRVVDVAACPLLEKLYLTSFKLKEEEFHNFISKFPLLKDLLLCGCLLLERIKISSNQLKYLSIKLCENLKAIDVDAPNLLSYSFQRNPFPIISINSRCPWKKIEFTCRDDLDGCWFLNLKEFLGLSNQIDDLTLELRLSQSLFNLYELSRCFNSLPVGVGSLMLWMDLSDVSPSEYEIVLDGIFWICYPRTLCLSTMYEEQHPFIVWLYDYLRNPELKNCNSDDIKSWRYYLMDAKIESFKQFGGLMLNSDQLNQFMDEWPKFPDGFLRLHLDWCFSE
- the LOC102622096 gene encoding F-box/LRR-repeat protein At3g59190-like isoform X6 translates to MDETVDCISDLPIFIIHHIMSFLSAKEAARTSILSKRWRQFQSSFPIFDFSQHNFRRSEDASRYTLFFLRKNRKFRRSLKRFIRVVDRSLSRFCELNLSMQKLRIFISVIDLQRSPPLFDKWIRLALENGLKDLDFEIISDEENNEVFTYTLPQTIFSANLLTSLRLGGCKFEQPSYAMSFHSLKELCLDRIYLNDQMVQKLISECHLLEDLWLENCSGLKFLCICEAHKLKILTIRSESIELESINIVVPGLQQLSLRFTLSWGGPRVVDVAACPLLEKLYLTSFKLKEEEFHNFISKFPLLKDLLLCGCLLLERIKISSNQLKYLSIKLCENLKAIDVDAPNLLSYSFQRNPFPIISINSRCPWKKIEFTCRDDLDGCWFLNLKEFLGLSNQIDDLTLELRLSQWLYDYLRNPELKNCNSDDIKSWRYYLMDAKIESFKQFGGLMLNSDQLNQFMDEWPKFPDGFLRLHLDWCFSE
- the LOC102622096 gene encoding putative F-box/FBD/LRR-repeat protein At5g22670 isoform X4 — encoded protein: MDETVDCISDLPIFIIHHIMSFLSAKEAARTSILSKRWRQFQSSFPIFDFSQHNFRRSEDASRYTLFFLRKNRKFRRSLKRFIRVVDRSLSRFCELNLSMQKLRIFISVIDLQRSPPLFDKWIRLALENGLKDLDFEIISDEENNEVFTYTLPQTIFSANLLTSLRLGGCKFEQPSYAMSFHSLKELCLDRIYLNDQMVQKLISECHLLEDLWLENCSGLKFLCICEAHKLKILTIRSESIELESINIVVPGLQQLSLRFTLSWGGPRVVDVAACPLLEKLYLTSFKLKEEEFHNFISKFPLLKDLLLCGCLLLERIKISSNQLKYLSIKLCENLKAIDVDAPNLLSYSFQRNPFPIISINSRCPWKKIEFTCRDDLDGCWFLNLKEFLGLSNQIDDLTLELRLSQSLFNLYELSRCFNSLPVGVGSLMLWMDLSDVSPSEYEIVLDGIFWICYPRTLCLSTTYEEQHPFIVECLFYAFVYDGQHVIVD
- the LOC102622096 gene encoding putative F-box/FBD/LRR-repeat protein At5g22670 isoform X1 yields the protein MDETVDCISDLPIFIIHHIMSFLSAKEAARTSILSKRWRQFQSSFPIFDFSQHNFRRSEDASRYTLFFLRKNRKFRRSLKRFIRVVDRSLSRFCELNLSMQKLRIFISVIDLQRSPPLFDKWIRLALENGLKDLDFEIISDEENNEVFTYTLPQTIFSANLLTSLRLGGCKFEQPSYAMSFHSLKELCLDRIYLNDQMVQKLISECHLLEDLWLENCSGLKFLCICEAHKLKILTIRSESIELESINIVVPGLQQLSLRFTLSWGGPRVVDVAACPLLEKLYLTSFKLKEEEFHNFISKFPLLKDLLLCGCLLLERIKISSNQLKYLSIKLCENLKAIDVDAPNLLSYSFQRNPFPIISINSRCPWKKIEFTCRDDLDGCWFLNLKEFLGLSNQIDDLTLELRLSQSLFNLYELSRCFNSLPVGVGSLMLWMDLSDVSPSEYEIVLDGIFWICYPRTLCLSTMYEEQHPFIVWLYDYLRNPELKNCNSDDIKSWRYYLMDAKIESFKQFGGPMLNSDELNQFMDEWPKFPDGFLRLHLDWCFSE